A segment of the Gossypium hirsutum isolate 1008001.06 chromosome D10, Gossypium_hirsutum_v2.1, whole genome shotgun sequence genome:
GTTGTTTTGGTTTATTGTAATCGCTAGATAAATTGTGTTTAAGAAGGGTCATTTTGGATTGAAttgctacatatatatatataatttgaaactGCGATGATAAACTGGATAGAATCTAAATTAGGTTctgtttggcttttaattttggtatttgataGAAACAAGTAGTATTATAATCAAGTGGTATAAATATATACAGATCTGAACATAATTATCCATGTGAAAGTGAAATTAGGGTCATAAAAAAGTTCAATTTTGAACTTTAATTGTGTAAAATTACATTAGCTTTTGTAACCAAATGGACCTTATGTTTTTACATTCTAGATATGAACCGAGTAGCAAAAGCAGCAACTAGACTGAGTTTTAGATTgctaaatatatttaattttgtctGTCATCTGATCATATATGAACTAAATTCTGTTGAAATTCCCATCCgttcttctttgtttcttttcacGAGATGCGAAAACAATGACAATCTTTTTGTCTTAATACTTGAAACTGAAACCAATTAGTTAAGTGTACCTGCTACTAAGAAAAGATGATGCTAACCTAGTTTCCCTTTTTTCCCTTGCTTTTATTGGCAACTAAAGAATGTAATCATTATGTTACTTTCATGTTTCTTTGATCCTTGACTCTGGCAAATATATAGTTTTTAATGGAGTACTCCAGCTGGTCATATACACTAAGGAAAAGAATGCAATTCTCTTTACTTATCCTACTGCTGTAAGTTCCTTCACTTTCGAATTAAACATTTCCTTAAATCATATGTTGTCCTATGCATTGATCTCTTTTTCTTTAAGCTTAGATTATATTCATTTATACATGTTTAAGTCTATGGTGTTGAACTTTTCTGAATATTTGCATGGTTACTGATTCATGAGATTACTATCTAACTCTTATTGGCATGGCAGCATTTTTAATGCAAATTAATTGTCATTTAGCACTTTGTCTTAGTTTCTATTAGAAAGTTGAAAAATATTTGCATCATAAATGAagttgaagaaaaagaagatttATGATTTCATCTAATTTTCTTGTGTTTTCTTTATGGTTAGACTATTGCATTTCATCCTTATCACAATGTTGCGTTTTTAGTCAATGCTTTATGCTCATAGTGATGATGTGGAATAATGCCTAGATCCCATATAGACTTCTTTATTCTTGAATATTGCCCAATCTAATGATGTTCTTCTACCAACTCAATACAAACAAACCCCTATTCTTGCCTAACATCTATGATCTTTCAAAAAAAGTTTACGTTATTGTTGGTGCTTCTTGTGTGCCTTTGGATGGAAGGAGCTTACCAAACTGGAAagaggtaaaagtaccatgatgGCCTTTATACTAGGAGCCCGATTgtattttgccccctctactaaaAACATGGGCCAATTAGTTCTTATATGTtggatcaaagagtaaattgatcctTCTGTTATaagtttcatccatttctacGGTTAAAAAACTGGTCTCTATATGTCAGCATGAGGTACATGTGACATGCCACATGTTACTATTTGGTTACTATGTCAGTCatgtcaatttttaacagtagaaattgatgaaatttttacagaaatgatcagtttgctctttgatttaatgtacagagaataatttgcccattttttagtagagggggcaaaatgcaatatGACACCAAGGATTAGGGCCTTCATGATATTTTTACGCTAGAAAGATTAGAAGTAAATCCACTATACCAGTGGATCTAGTTTTCGATGTTTCTAAGATGCCCTTCATGTGTGCTTCCATACAAAGCTAAGTGTATGTTGTTTTTCCCATCTAAGTACTGATTTCATGTTTTCAGGGATCCGTAACCAGCACTGGTTTGGTGGTCTCTTCAAAGTTACCAAGATTCTCTGATCTTTATACACTTACGATAGCAAGTGCAGATCCCAAGTCGATATCTGCAGGGAAACCGGTTGAGTTGACCAAAAGTGTTACTCAATGGTATCTCCCTTATTTCGCTTTTTCCATCCCATTCACGTGCCTGCAATCCGTTTTACGTTTCTAACCGTTTAAATATTGCAGTTTCACTAAGGACGGAGTATTGGTTGAGGGCCTATTCTGGAAAGATGTTGAAACACTAATAAATGATTATGCGACAGAACCAAAGAAAAAGAAGTGATCGTAGATAGTAAAGCCTTACCTTGTTAGGTTATTGGTTAGACTGTGAAATCTGTCCGTTGCTGCAACCTTGATTTAGAGTATGTTCACCACAATCATTGGTTTGaagattttaaactaaaaacAGAAAATGAACTTTGCCCAAGGATTAGAAGACAATTTTCATCACTTATCGAACAACGATTTCTTGCTAATGAAAGAGATTTGGTTTCTTTAGTTTTATTGAATGTCGTCGTATCAATCAAGATGGCATTTACATAATATACCGATGATAATTTTCGAGTAACTTTCATCCATCTTAATTGCTGTTAGGACCAGCTTTGGATGTCAAACTGCAGGTTTCACATGCCTTTGGTTGCCAGCTTTTTGTTGGGGTTAGCTCTTTACCATTTAATTGATTTGTTTACCTTACAGGTTATGCTACTTATATTTCTTGGATCAAATTATGGTTTTGGTTTCTCTGCATTTTAATTTGGCTGATTTGgtctctttatttttataatatcatcagTTAGTTTAAATAAGTCGTACCATCTCTATTAAATGTTGATATAGATTTTGCTTAAAAACATcctttttatcataaaaaaagaTTCATACCAACATGATGAGTAGGAAAGGatgtttttaagaaaacaaaTCATGTTAGCATTTTAATCGGAATATTTAGTTATTTTGGATttgttaataatattataatagtatagagatcaaattatgtcaaataaaaattaCAGAGATTAAAGCAAACTTGAGCATGGTAGaaggattaaaattataatttgatatttttttcaataatcataattgatatttttaatgcttttaaGATTATGACTGATTGAGTTGATATCATAAATCAACTCAACACTATTTTGGATAGTAAAAATATCTAAAAACCATTTTcaagaaagaaataaatattaactATGATAATGGTGTTTTTGtcttctattatttttatgtagCATATTTAAATAAAGCCACTAAAAACTAAATGTTTaaagattgaatttttttttgaaataatttcactATATCTTTTacataatgtttaaaattatttataatttataattcgTATCTTGGaccttaatattaaaaaaataaaatacgttGATTCGAAGCTAAACTGAAGGGCCAGAAGGGAAACTGACCCCAATCTTTTTTTAGAAACCTTTATCGATAACATTTTTTAGTGTCGTACTTAAAAGGAACTTCTGAACTGGATCTCATTATTAAATTGTGTGAAGTAATCCCATGGAACATGTCATATGGCACCGGAGACCCAGTTTGCTCAAACTCTGCACAAAGATCCATACATTTAATGCTCTATTTGTCGTTTTTTATGACTTCTCTATAATATTACCCGACTGAGTCTCTAAGTCATTTGTCATAAATTTAATATGTTCACCAATAAATGGTATTTTGGACCTACATGTCACATTCCACTTTGCACAACACTTGTGCAGGACAAATTGATGATTTTGGGTTACCTTaatttgatttataaatttacaaattatttttgGGTTTGGGTATTTTAGATTTaggttaatattttattcatgttattttaaattttagttctggctttttaaattatttatttaggtttaagtgattttgaatttgatttaatttcgaatttgtattaaataattttgagttattattaaatttagtcgattttatatttaagtttggattaattatattaggttttgaaattcaaattataattaagttattCATGTAATAATCTTTTTAGAGTTTACGGATATAAATATATAGTACAATTAGAAATACAAACTACAAAGTAGAACCAAATTAATGCCAAGTATAATTGGGTTAAAAATCAACATGATAACAACACATGATATGGTAATTGTGCATGAAAATTGAcctattaaactaaaattaagcATAACAACATATGGTAAAATTAAAGattcatatataataattatttaaagtgaaactcaaattaaaattttttttgagaagttgaattcattaatttattcaataaatggaatcatacaattcagataaaaAAATACTTTCGTAGATGGTGAAGGATAAGCTCTATCAATACAACAAAGGTTTTA
Coding sequences within it:
- the LOC107935477 gene encoding probable signal peptidase complex subunit 2 is translated as MQEKKAETANKNAKKANLLDHGSIKHILDESVTEIVKSRGYVEDVRMSNIRLLLGTIIIVIALVAQFYKKKFPENRDFLIGCIVLYIVFNGVLQLVIYTKEKNAILFTYPTAGSVTSTGLVVSSKLPRFSDLYTLTIASADPKSISAGKPVELTKSVTQCFTKDGVLVEGLFWKDVETLINDYATEPKKKK